The Paenibacillus sp. G2S3 region GCCCTCTTTCCCAGGCGCAGACACAGCCACCTTCTTGATTGCCGTACTTCCTGCTGACGGCGAAGCTGCCATAGCTCCCCCACTTGCTGAAATAAGACCTATGGAAAGGGCCAACGATCCAATCATCCACTTTTTGTTCATTCGGAATTCCTCCTTTGTCATCTTAAAAATACAGGCGATAGCCACTGTTCCAGCTTATGCACCCCGCAAGCTAAAATACCCAATTAACAGAGGAATGAAAACGCATTTATACATTATAGTAACGAAAAAAATCCACCCTCCTGATTTACAGGAAAAGTGGAGTCGTGTAATGGTGTTATTACATTGGTGAGAGACCTAGTTCGATGATGGAGTAACCACCTCATAATAAGCCGTGAAAGCTACGTTAGCCGTCAAGATACTTTCAGGACTGTTCGCAGAACGCTCCTCATAGGATTGTTGGAAATTAAACGAGTCTACATTCACGATACGCGCCAGCATTTGCAGCTCATCCATCCACTGCCGTATGCTTGTATAGGTGCCCTCTACTACAGCATTCATTTTGATCTGTTTGACCGTCGGGAACAACATCTCAGCCGAACCAGTCATTTGCTGAATCGGATTAGCCTCATCCAAAATAAAGCTGACATCTTTTAAGCGTGCCTGTGAGGACATCCCAACCGCTCGTAAATCATCGATCAATCCTTCGCTGTCATCGCCTTTCGGGAGTGCTGCCAGAAGCTCCTGTTGTTCCGAATCTAAAGAAGTTGCGCTGCTTTTTAGTTCATTAATTTTAGTTTGGAGAATCTCTGCTTCTTTTTGTAGCTGGCTGATCTTGGCGTTCTGTGCGGATATTTCCTTATTTGTCGGTTGAACACCCAGCATATAAAAAGCAAACAACATCAAGAACAGAATCAATACACCTAATACGATTGGAGAGCGATACTTATTGAACTGTTCCATCGCTGTTCACCTCCTCTTGACTAGCTTCCGTTCCATTCGTTTGCGACTTATCTACTGCTAAGTTCACTTTATAAATCGCTGTATACATATTTAAAGAAATGGCTGCATTCGTTGGTCCCGCACTCTGATTCACAGTTCCTTCGGTCAGCTTCGAAATAGAAGCATCCACCGTGAAGGACATCTGACGCAGCTGTCTTAAATAATTAGCGGCATCTACCATAGTAGGTACATTTACAGTCAGGTCAATCGATGTCCGGTAGGTGTAGTTAATGTCACGGAGCAGAGAGCCCGGTGACAACCCTTTGACTAATTCATCTAGTATGGGAACAGCAACCACCTTATTGTTCTGAATCTCTGTGATTGCCGTCTTCCGATCTAACTGGCCAGGTCCGCTGTTTTTAAGCTTTCCAAGCTCTACCTGTAGCATTAAACTGCGATCCTGCAAGCCTTGCAGCTCCTCTTTACCATTAGAGATTTGACCCTTATTAGCCGAAAAATAAATCCCCGTCCCAATCGTTCCCACCAGCCAGATCGCTACAAGACCCAGGGTCACATAGGGGAATAATAACGTCTCCCGATCTTCTCTTGGCAATAGGTCAATCGTGTCCACGCTGATGATGCTTTTTTGAGCTGTCCCAGCTGCTACTCGGTAATCATTTAGCTCGAGATCAGATACAGCATCTTTACCCATCTGGTCTAGACTTATCGGTGTAATCTCGAGTTCTGCAAGCGACTGCTGAAGCTCAAGGTCTAGCTGTTTACGAATGGATGGGGCACCTGTTATGACTAAGTTTTTGATACGAGTCGAGCCATCATGCAAGCTGTACTGGTAGAAGCTGAGCATCCGCGAGATTTCCGCAGTGATCTCCACCATTTGCTCCGGTGATAATTGCTCTTCCACAGCAACTGCTGTTTCTGCCAAAACCTCACTGTCAGCCATGAACTCCAATGTCGTAACATTTCTACCCTTATGCAGATCAAGCAAGTTAATCGTACGAATGAACACCGGATTTCCGTTTCTGAACATATAAACATCCATGACGGATGGCTCTAGATTAATCAGCATCGTTTCCGCAAAGCTTTCCCCATGTCCAGTCGCTATACTGCGCGCCAAGGCGGTTGCCGAAATTTCAACACTGCTTATACGGAGGCCCGCACGCTCCAAAATTTCTACATAATCCTGTATCGATTTCCGGGGAGCGGCAAATACAAGTAAATGGCTATGCTCCTCATCCACTTCGAGCGTTACATAGTCGTAAACAGGATTTTCAAAAGGCAAATGCAGACCCGTCTCCACTTCCAGCTTCACGAGCTGTTCTACCTGCTTATCGTTGGTACTTGGGATGCTCATTTTGCGGATGATGATCTGCGATGGTGGGATGGATAAGGAAACCTTGCTGCCCCTTAACCCTTCCTTCCTCACCCACTGCCTGACTCGGTCATACAGCGCCTCG contains the following coding sequences:
- the pilO gene encoding type 4a pilus biogenesis protein PilO encodes the protein MEQFNKYRSPIVLGVLILFLMLFAFYMLGVQPTNKEISAQNAKISQLQKEAEILQTKINELKSSATSLDSEQQELLAALPKGDDSEGLIDDLRAVGMSSQARLKDVSFILDEANPIQQMTGSAEMLFPTVKQIKMNAVVEGTYTSIRQWMDELQMLARIVNVDSFNFQQSYEERSANSPESILTANVAFTAYYEVVTPSSN
- the pilM gene encoding pilus assembly protein PilM, translating into MLGLGPKVAGLSIEATGIRYISFKNKQSWEVRKKRYLPLLPGMIIENQVADSEALYDRVRQWVRKEGLRGSKVSLSIPPSQIIIRKMSIPSTNDKQVEQLVKLEVETGLHLPFENPVYDYVTLEVDEEHSHLLVFAAPRKSIQDYVEILERAGLRISSVEISATALARSIATGHGESFAETMLINLEPSVMDVYMFRNGNPVFIRTINLLDLHKGRNVTTLEFMADSEVLAETAVAVEEQLSPEQMVEITAEISRMLSFYQYSLHDGSTRIKNLVITGAPSIRKQLDLELQQSLAELEITPISLDQMGKDAVSDLELNDYRVAAGTAQKSIISVDTIDLLPREDRETLLFPYVTLGLVAIWLVGTIGTGIYFSANKGQISNGKEELQGLQDRSLMLQVELGKLKNSGPGQLDRKTAITEIQNNKVVAVPILDELVKGLSPGSLLRDINYTYRTSIDLTVNVPTMVDAANYLRQLRQMSFTVDASISKLTEGTVNQSAGPTNAAISLNMYTAIYKVNLAVDKSQTNGTEASQEEVNSDGTVQ